In Legionella beliardensis, the following are encoded in one genomic region:
- a CDS encoding GNAT family N-acetyltransferase, which translates to MRFSIKKVSATEDFQKCLAIRKKVFVEGQQVPLAEELDGKDDASDHYLLIVNDDIAVGVARVRYLDRIAKVERVAILDEYQGQGLGKQLMEAILIELKQNKKINAIKLSSQCYAIPFYEKLGFSTCSEAYLDAGILHKDMVLKLN; encoded by the coding sequence ATGCGTTTTTCTATTAAAAAAGTATCTGCCACAGAGGATTTCCAAAAATGTTTAGCAATTCGCAAGAAGGTCTTTGTTGAGGGTCAACAAGTGCCTCTAGCAGAAGAGCTAGATGGCAAAGATGATGCAAGTGATCATTATCTTTTAATAGTAAATGACGACATTGCAGTAGGTGTTGCGCGAGTTCGTTATTTAGACCGTATAGCAAAAGTTGAGCGCGTTGCTATCTTAGATGAATATCAAGGGCAGGGCTTAGGTAAGCAGCTTATGGAAGCAATATTAATTGAGCTTAAGCAAAATAAAAAAATTAACGCTATTAAATTAAGTTCGCAATGCTATGCAATTCCATTCTATGAAAAATTAGGATTTAGTACCTGCAGTGAAGCCTATCTAGATGCCGGTATATTACATAAAGATATGGTTCTGAAACTTAATTAA
- a CDS encoding DUF6790 family protein, whose amino-acid sequence MQNFIVFVLSNFTLTFFILSIISAAISLFIKRKHLNKALTIEVIFSHFLLFNIGFSLLYNFVMHVFFGDITAKFIGWADSPFQIELGFASLGFAILGILSFWASSGFRAATIIAPAIFLWGAAGVHIYNMVATHNFAPGNAGVIFWTDIFIPLLGFILLYLQYKTPIRKIPKR is encoded by the coding sequence ATGCAAAATTTCATTGTCTTTGTATTAAGTAATTTTACTTTAACCTTTTTTATATTGAGCATAATTTCTGCGGCAATTTCATTATTTATAAAAAGAAAGCACCTTAATAAGGCCCTAACGATTGAAGTTATTTTTTCTCACTTCTTACTTTTTAATATTGGCTTTAGCCTTTTATATAATTTTGTGATGCATGTTTTTTTTGGCGATATTACCGCAAAATTTATTGGCTGGGCAGATAGCCCCTTTCAGATTGAATTAGGATTTGCAAGCTTAGGATTTGCTATTTTAGGAATTTTAAGTTTCTGGGCTAGCTCAGGATTTCGAGCTGCTACAATTATAGCACCAGCAATTTTTTTATGGGGCGCCGCAGGGGTACATATTTATAATATGGTAGCCACTCATAATTTTGCCCCAGGAAATGCAGGAGTAATCTTTTGGACAGATATTTTTATTCCTCTTCTTGGATTTATTCTTTTATACTTGCAATATAAAACACCAATTCGCAAAATACCTAAGCGCTAA
- a CDS encoding SseB family protein, whose translation MNSLEEAIKRALDLSGSPQEANKAYLEFIKANFIIPIDKHSTPDNPEVLYLQEDNHYFLPVFTDMQYLDVWAKDISDAISILKLSGVDLLKGVGEQTTVCLNIGSSIYKEFNPAELARMRSIILKLFK comes from the coding sequence ATGAATAGTTTAGAAGAAGCAATTAAAAGAGCACTAGATTTATCTGGAAGCCCGCAAGAAGCAAATAAAGCCTATTTAGAATTTATAAAAGCTAATTTTATTATTCCAATTGATAAGCACTCCACGCCTGATAATCCAGAAGTTCTTTATCTTCAAGAAGACAATCATTATTTTTTGCCGGTATTTACTGATATGCAGTATTTAGATGTCTGGGCAAAAGATATAAGTGATGCGATTAGTATTCTTAAGCTATCTGGCGTTGATTTATTAAAGGGAGTGGGAGAGCAAACAACCGTTTGTCTTAATATTGGCAGCTCCATTTATAAAGAATTTAATCCTGCTGAGCTTGCAAGAATGCGCAGTATAATTTTAAAGCTATTTAAATAG
- a CDS encoding MFS transporter encodes MNRIAVSEVTKTKRAGQLGFAWIVWGLAAAFYFSDYLARVAPGVMHRSLQIDFGINEVGFGILTASFYVPYIIMQIPVGLTVDRLSIRGILTVMSLITALGCGVFGLADGLLMASVGRMLIGFSAAFAFISALRLATSWFPPAMLGLLAGLTQALGMLGAAAGEAPVSFLVANVGWRHSMLIIAFLFIALAGLLYQFVQDKPGTKRREIRQEKSLSILESLRIILTHRQTWLNALYAGFLFGPTAVIGEAIGPAYLQFGRGLAAHSAAFATGLIFIGWGISGPISGWLSDRMGRRKPLMIISSVCGVILTTIFVFYPHINTPIAYILFFAFGLTNTGVAIAYAVSTELHDRTVVGTSIAFTNMISIFVGALMQPLVGWLVDLVSGARAYNVEKLLLSDFQAGLQILPLCSLVALILAFTVKETYCKPTYKFKA; translated from the coding sequence ATGAATAGGATAGCAGTGTCTGAAGTTACAAAAACAAAGCGCGCAGGTCAGCTAGGATTTGCATGGATTGTTTGGGGTTTGGCAGCCGCCTTTTATTTTTCTGATTATCTGGCGCGGGTGGCTCCGGGAGTAATGCACCGCAGCTTACAAATTGATTTTGGTATTAATGAGGTTGGCTTTGGTATTTTGACCGCATCCTTTTATGTACCCTACATTATTATGCAAATACCTGTGGGTTTAACAGTAGATAGGTTGAGTATTCGCGGAATCTTAACTGTCATGTCATTGATTACTGCGTTAGGCTGTGGCGTATTTGGCTTAGCTGATGGTCTATTAATGGCTTCTGTAGGTAGAATGTTAATTGGCTTTAGCGCCGCTTTTGCCTTTATCAGTGCTTTGCGCTTAGCAACATCGTGGTTTCCCCCTGCTATGCTTGGCTTATTAGCTGGCTTAACGCAAGCGCTAGGTATGCTTGGTGCTGCTGCCGGAGAAGCGCCAGTTTCTTTTCTAGTTGCCAATGTAGGTTGGCGACATAGCATGTTGATTATAGCCTTTCTATTTATCGCTTTAGCTGGTTTATTGTATCAATTTGTACAAGATAAACCTGGAACAAAAAGAAGAGAAATTAGGCAAGAGAAAAGTCTAAGTATTCTAGAAAGCTTACGTATTATCCTAACTCATCGTCAAACTTGGTTAAATGCTTTGTATGCTGGCTTTCTTTTTGGCCCTACCGCTGTAATAGGTGAGGCAATAGGACCTGCTTATTTGCAATTTGGACGTGGTTTAGCTGCACATTCTGCTGCATTTGCAACGGGCTTAATTTTTATAGGTTGGGGAATTAGCGGCCCAATTTCCGGCTGGCTATCAGATAGAATGGGACGACGCAAACCATTAATGATTATTTCATCCGTATGCGGTGTTATTTTAACAACCATTTTTGTGTTTTATCCTCATATTAATACACCCATCGCTTATATTTTATTTTTTGCTTTTGGGTTAACTAACACTGGTGTTGCAATTGCTTATGCTGTTTCTACTGAATTGCATGATCGAACGGTAGTAGGAACTTCAATTGCTTTTACTAATATGATTTCTATTTTTGTTGGGGCGTTAATGCAACCTTTAGTAGGTTGGTTAGTAGACTTAGTGTCTGGTGCTAGAGCTTATAACGTAGAAAAATTGCTTCTTTCTGATTTTCAAGCAGGATTACAGATTTTACCTTTATGCTCTCTTGTCGCTTTAATCCTAGCTTTTACAGTTAAAGAGACTTACTGCAAGCCTACATATAAGTTTAAGGCTTAG
- a CDS encoding transmission trait enhancer LetE, translating into METINSLLPHIKLRFNIDHPDLEECYAYGYECATAEISETENPYPQGTAAHEQWQEGWWAGFYGEEPLFSLSIGEGNAQEDAKPAITGSKAANDQTYHPLYSSFVSTLLKITGALAATAVVGYQVLDLVA; encoded by the coding sequence ATGGAAACTATTAATTCTTTGTTGCCACACATAAAGCTGCGTTTTAATATTGATCATCCTGATTTAGAAGAATGCTATGCTTATGGCTATGAATGTGCTACTGCTGAAATTTCGGAAACAGAAAACCCGTATCCTCAGGGCACAGCTGCACATGAGCAATGGCAAGAAGGCTGGTGGGCTGGTTTTTACGGGGAAGAGCCGCTCTTTAGCTTAAGTATAGGTGAGGGTAACGCTCAAGAAGACGCTAAACCAGCGATTACAGGGTCAAAAGCAGCCAATGATCAAACTTATCATCCTTTATACAGCAGCTTTGTATCTACGCTACTTAAGATAACAGGTGCCTTAGCGGCAACGGCTGTAGTTGGCTATCAGGTATTAGATCTAGTTGCCTGA